The DNA region TGCCATATTGGAGGAGTCAATTAACGGGCTGTATTCATGTATAACGAACTCAGGCATTTCGGTATGGTAAAACTCAGGCATTGACTGTACACAATCTGTCAAGAACCCAGATACTGGCACAAAACCATTTGCGGTTTTTTGCATCCCGATGGTACCGCCAGTATAGGCTACGTAAATTGAACGCTTTGTCATGTATTTAGGCTCTTATTGAATCGCGATTGCAGATTGTGCAAATTATACGAGTTTATTTATCGATCCCCAATAAAAAAGCCTGCTTAGCAGGCTTTTTTTGAATAATCTTTATATGTCTATTATATCATTGATTAATAATTACAATTTTCACAATACATATAGACATGATTTGGGTCATCAAACATTGAAAGTGTTTCAAATGCACCTGCCCATTGCTTAACAAGCTGTTCTACTACACTGGTTTGACGAACACTGTCAGGGACATAAGCCGCTGTCGCGCCCATGATTTGCTGGATAAGTTGCTGCTCAGCGCTGAGTTCTTGTTCAATCACTTTTACGTCAAACTTATCCATTTTTGCTAAATCAGCCGCTTTGGCTAATGCAGTGTCCATGTCGCCTAACTCATCAACTAGGCCCAATGATAATGCACGTTTACCGGTCCATACACGACCTTGAGCAATATTATCGACCTGTTCTAGTGTCATATGACGTTCTTTAGCAACCAGCGAAATAAACTCATGATAACCACGCTCAATATGACGTTGTATTACTGCAGATACTTGGGGGTTTAATTCACGTGTAGGTGATAATCCTGCCCAATCAGAGGTAGCAACACCATCAGAAGTGATACCAAAATGATTAAGTGCTTGATCGAATGTAGCAAACATCCCAAAAATACCGATTGAACCAGTAAGGGTAGTCGGCGTAGCCACAATATAATCGGCACTGGCAGATATCCAATACCCACCAGATGCAGCCAGACTACCCATGCTAACCACTACAGGTTTACCAGCATTTTTAAGTGCTAATACTTCTTGGCGGATTTGCTCTGATGCAAAAGCACTACCACCAGGGCTATCAACCCGTAACACTACCGCTTTCACTTTGTCATCAAAGCGTGCTTTCATAAGTAGTGCAGAAGTACTTTCACCACCAATTTGTCCCGCAGGTTGTTTACCATTAAGAATCGTACCTTTAGCAACAATAACGGCTACAGAGTCTTTCTCAACAAAGTGAGGCATGGGGGCTGTTAGCGCACGGTAATCATTAAAGCTAATTTGCTTAAAGTTTTTACCTTCTTTATCACTGCCAACCCGCTCAATCATTGCGAGTCGAAAAGCGTCAGCTGAAACTAATTCGTCAACCCACTTGAGGTTTATTGCCATCTTAGCAGCATCACCTTCGGCTTTATCGAGCTGAACGAGAAACTCATCTGGGCTTAGTACTAATTGATCTGGTGCTATTTGACGGTTACTGGCAACAATAGTTGAATAGCTTTGCCAGATATCATTTAACAATACTTTACTGGCTTCTTTATCTGCATCAGACATATCGTCACGGATAAGGGGCTCTACCGCAGACTTAAAGGTACCTACTCGAAATACGTGTGTGGTGATTTTAAGCTTTTCGAGTGCGGCTTTGTAATATAAGCGGTAACGACTTAAGCCATCAATTGAAACCATACCCTGATTATTAAGGTAGATTTTGTCAGCAAAGCTAGCTAAAAAGTATTGATTTTGATCGTAGCCATTGGCCATCGCAATCACTGATTTGTTGGCTGCTTTAAACTGATTTAACGCTTCACCAATGGCGGTCATCTTACTAATACCGGCATTTTGCAAATTGGCTAAATCTAATACGATGCTACTGATACGGACATCTTCAGTCGCATTATTGATGGTATAAAGTAGATCGGATAAAAGGATTTCGCCTTCTGGATCATTAGCTTGTCCTTGACTAAGGGCCATTTCTATCGGGTCGACGTAATGTTTCTGATCGACAATACTGCCAGACAAGTTTAATACTAAGGTAGATTGATCTTCGACGACAACGTCTTCTTCACTATTGAGTAACGCAACTGCAATAACGGCCAACAAACCAAAAAAAATAATATTAATGATGAATTTACGGATACCGTTTACTGTATTCCATAACAGTAAAAACATCCTTTTTAAAAACGAGGGTTTAGCGGACATTTGCCACTCCTTTAACATTCTAATGTAGACATCCTAACTGAAAATCAATGTAAATGTGAAACTCAATTGTAACGGTTTTTGACCAGCAATCGTTTAATTGATTGAGCAAAATTTATTGTCGATGTATGCTGGTTTAAATCACTTGTTTAAAAAGGATGTTTGAATGTCGTTTCCACACTTATTAGAACCTTTAGATCTCGGCTTTACACAGCTTAAAAATCGCGTATTGATGGGCTCGATGCACACGGGATTAGAAGAAGAAAAAGGCGGATTTGAGAAACTGGCAGCGTTCTATAAAGAACGTGCTCAAGGTGGTGTAGGCTTAATCGTCACCGGTGGTATTGCACCTAATTTACGTGGACGCCTAGCGCCACATGCCTGTCAATTGAGTTTTTCTTGGCAAGTCGGTAAACATAAAATAGTGACAGATGCCGTGCATGAGGCGGGTGGTAAGATTTGCATGCAAATTTTACATGCGGGTCGTTATAGCTATCATCCTTTCAGTTTAGCCCCGAGTAAAATCAAATCACCAATTACTCCTTTTACACCATCAGCAATGTCTGCACGACAAGTGCGTTCTACCGTTAAAGACTATGCTACTAGCGCGGCATTGGCCAAAAAAGCCGGTTATGACGGTGTTGAAGTGATGGGATCAGAAGGCTATTTAATCAATCAATTTATCAGTTCTCGTACCAATAAACGCAGTGACGAATGGGGCGGAAGCTATGAAAATAGAATTAAGTTCCCAATTGATATCGTCAATGCTATTCGGGCCAAAGTAGGCAAAGAGTTTATTATTGTGTTTCGTTTGTCGATGCTCGACTTAGTTGATAATGGTTCAACTTGGGATGAAGTTGTAGAGTTGGCGAAATTGCTAGAACAAGCCGGTGTCAGCATTATAAATACCGGTATTGGTTGGCATGAAGCACGTGTACCGACGATTTCAACGAGTGTGCCACGTGGGGCATTTTCATGGGTGACTGAAAAGCTTAAAGCTGAAGTTACGGTTCCGTTGATAGCAACAAATCGAATTAACACCCCTGAAATAGGTGAGAAGATTATCGCATCTGGTCAAGCCGATATGGTATCAATGGCGAGACCATTTTTAGCCGACGCAGAATTTGTGAATAAAGCTGCTGCTAATACCCCAGAATTAATTAATACGTGTATTGGCTGTAACCAAGCCTGTTTGGACCATACCTTTTCAATGAAGCGAGCGACTTGTTTAGTCAACCCTCGCGCGTGTTATGAAACTGAAATTAATTTTACCCCTACCAGCCATAAAAAACGAATTGCGGTAATGGG from Shewanella polaris includes:
- the sppA gene encoding signal peptide peptidase SppA, with amino-acid sequence MSAKPSFLKRMFLLLWNTVNGIRKFIINIIFFGLLAVIAVALLNSEEDVVVEDQSTLVLNLSGSIVDQKHYVDPIEMALSQGQANDPEGEILLSDLLYTINNATEDVRISSIVLDLANLQNAGISKMTAIGEALNQFKAANKSVIAMANGYDQNQYFLASFADKIYLNNQGMVSIDGLSRYRLYYKAALEKLKITTHVFRVGTFKSAVEPLIRDDMSDADKEASKVLLNDIWQSYSTIVASNRQIAPDQLVLSPDEFLVQLDKAEGDAAKMAINLKWVDELVSADAFRLAMIERVGSDKEGKNFKQISFNDYRALTAPMPHFVEKDSVAVIVAKGTILNGKQPAGQIGGESTSALLMKARFDDKVKAVVLRVDSPGGSAFASEQIRQEVLALKNAGKPVVVSMGSLAASGGYWISASADYIVATPTTLTGSIGIFGMFATFDQALNHFGITSDGVATSDWAGLSPTRELNPQVSAVIQRHIERGYHEFISLVAKERHMTLEQVDNIAQGRVWTGKRALSLGLVDELGDMDTALAKAADLAKMDKFDVKVIEQELSAEQQLIQQIMGATAAYVPDSVRQTSVVEQLVKQWAGAFETLSMFDDPNHVYMYCENCNY
- a CDS encoding FAD-dependent oxidoreductase; the protein is MSFPHLLEPLDLGFTQLKNRVLMGSMHTGLEEEKGGFEKLAAFYKERAQGGVGLIVTGGIAPNLRGRLAPHACQLSFSWQVGKHKIVTDAVHEAGGKICMQILHAGRYSYHPFSLAPSKIKSPITPFTPSAMSARQVRSTVKDYATSAALAKKAGYDGVEVMGSEGYLINQFISSRTNKRSDEWGGSYENRIKFPIDIVNAIRAKVGKEFIIVFRLSMLDLVDNGSTWDEVVELAKLLEQAGVSIINTGIGWHEARVPTISTSVPRGAFSWVTEKLKAEVTVPLIATNRINTPEIGEKIIASGQADMVSMARPFLADAEFVNKAAANTPELINTCIGCNQACLDHTFSMKRATCLVNPRACYETEINFTPTSHKKRIAVMGAGPAGMAFSVYAATRGHEVVLFEAKSEVGGQFNLARKIPGKEEFNETIRYFINQIKLHKVDLRLNTKLDAAVLANEKFDEIVIASGVIPRGIDLPGFDNPKVVDYQQVLTGQVEIGHNVALIGAGGIGFDIAHFLCERESNTLRPDKWLEQWGIDKTYQHAGGLTDEPEHQPGRDVYLLQRKTTKMGKGLGKTTGWIHRSVLKQHDVHMKTGVSYEKFDEQGLHIKVGDQTEVLDVDNVVLCAGQVSNRSLVDEMKASGIPVHLIGGVDVAAELDAKRAIRQGAELAMSI